The sequence GGGGAGCTGGAGTTTATGGAGTTATGGCTGCAGCTTTATGACACCTCCAGCACACAGCTACACCGTCAGAACTCTTCCTTCAAGCATCTCTGacctaatttccttttttttgtcttttctttcctttgccgctCTCTGCCCTCCGTCTGTCCCTCATCCTGCTTTCGGCTCGTGTCTGTCGCTGCCGTCCTTGAACGCCGCCAGACGAGCTGTACGCTCAAAAGCTGAAGTACAAGGCCATTAGTGAGGAGCTGGACCATGCTCTCAATGACATGACCTCTCTGTAGACCTGCTCTGGTCCTCGCCGCTCTGCGCCGCTCTGTCATTCACTCTGTGGCTTATGCGCCTTCTGCCCACCCGGCTGTATGAAAGGACTTGAATAAAACGTTTGTTTCCTACTTTACATAAATGCAGACTTATTGTTGTGGTTTGACATGAAACGAGGCCTTCTGTGTACATTTTCTGAAGATCAGTTTGACCAGGTGAGCTCGTCTGTTGATGAATACAACAAACCCTCTAACTAAATATCTAGGATAATTCTAAAGcacaaaaggttttaaaaaggaTCATCTGAATTTAAAGTTTAaggcgtttttttttactaaatccaGATGAtccttttaaaaactttattttcctaaTAACTGAAGGATGTTCCGGTGATTTTCTAACCATCACTTCATGCATGGAAGGCACAGTTTCCTgtacaacaccccccccccccccccgtgcttCTGCAAACGTCTGTGCCGCCACGCTCGCCGTCTTAACGTTTCTCTCTCGTCTCTGCAGAGAAATTGTCGCACGCCAAAGAGGAAAACGTGAGCATGCACAAAGTCCTGGACCAGACCCTGCAGGAACTGAACAGCTTATAAACCccccgaggaggaggaggaggagccagtCGCCATCATTCCCTTAAATGTTCGACTCCATTCCACATATGTAAAGCTCCCCACGGAAAGCGGGGTTTTTAACTTAATGCTCGTCCCttaatgtctttttgtttttaagagtatgggggcatgtttgttttttgttttaacatccaGCTGTGATTAGATTCTTTCCACTTTGTCACCCGGAGGGGACTAAAGCAATAAATCGGcccaaagacccccccccccccccccccccccccaatcagcTCCATTTTTTACGTCTACGTCATCATCGCCCCGACCGATGGCTTTGATTCACACACGTTGTTCCGCTCTGAGATGTTTTTGGGGGATTTCTGAGCGAAGGTGCAGCAGGAAAACCCCTGAAATCAGCTCAAACCCTGGTGGGTCAGACGCTCGGCGGTCCTGACGGAAGCGTCTGGGTCGCACGGCGTCTGCGGCGTGAGTGAGACGTCCCGTCCGTTTGAAGGGGACTCTGCACGTTTACATCGACCCGCCATGTGAGACGGACCCCGCACCCCTCCGTCCGTCATTCTAGTAGAACCCCGACCCGCCAGAAGACTCACTCTAGTTTTTATCAGTCACAATAAATATTGTACATAATAGAAAACCATGTTAGAAAGTGGaggttttttcaatttttattttaaagacactTCCTTCTGCCAGGGAAGCTCTAAAGACCAAAGAACAGAAACGGACGACTcttcaaagattttatttttgttggtgATGGTCATTCTGACTATGAAACGTTTCATTCAACTCCCCCTTCATGTcgatttaataaatgttttgcaGAAGTCTGGActggtttgatttttgtttttttaagtttggatGTGCCACTATATTCTGATTAAAGTTTAATTGATTTAAATGGAAAAGAAGTGCTTTAAAACTCGTGTATCCTGCTCCTTCCTGTAGATGTTAGGCACATTTCTTCCTGAAGGCGCAGCCTGAAAGGACATAAATAGATGTAATTTTAATGCAAACACACGTTAAACgcagctttttttctgtacCTGACGTTACTCTGCATTTGCCTCCACTGGGGCTGCAGAGGACGACGGAGCAGCCGGGACAAACCACCGCCGTCTGAGCGTGGCTGAAGACGGTGGTGATCCTGTAGCAGCCTAAGATGAAGCCACAATAAGTGAGGattataagataaaaaaaattaaaacggggggggggggggggggcgtctgTGCTTCTATAGCTACCTAAACATTTGACATCCATGAAGAAGGAATTGGGACTCTGCACCAGCCTCTTCTTCTTGTGTCTCCTCATCTCCTCTGCTAGACTGGGATGCATCAGATCTTTGGCCAGCTGGGGTTAAAAAGAATCCATTTCTGACTGAAGTTGCTGGGTACATTAATACTCGAGCGCCCCCTGGCGGTTGCAGTTAAAATGATAACACAAACATGCCCAGACAAGTCGGAGAAGCCTTTCTTCAGTCAGTATAAACGTTTTTACTTTTGGCTTCTTTTAT comes from Oryzias latipes chromosome 4, ASM223467v1 and encodes:
- the LOC101161046 gene encoding 40S ribosomal protein S27-like; its protein translation is MIRVTMSLAKDLMHPSLAEEMRRHKKKRLVQSPNSFFMDVKCLGCYRITTVFSHAQTAVVCPGCSVVLCSPSGGKCRVTSGCAFRKKCA